From the Corvus moneduloides isolate bCorMon1 chromosome 13, bCorMon1.pri, whole genome shotgun sequence genome, the window AAAGAAGGGGTGCAGGAGGGCTTCCGAGAACGTGATCCGCTGCGAGGGGTCGAACTCCAGCATCCTCCTCATCAGGTCAAAGAGCTGCGCGTGCTCCAGCGAGTCGTGCAGCATGTACGTCTGGAAGGGACACGGGGCCTCAGCTGGGGCCAGGGCTGCCTCCCATCCCAAATACAGCACACCCCCCTTTCCCTAATCTCCATCCTGCTTTAGCCAGACGGGGATCACCGCAGCTGAGAGCTTGGGGCTCCCTACCAACCAGTTAGCACGGAAATTCCCAtccctcagccccacagcccgATCCAAGAAGGGGGCAGCACCTACCCGCAGGGGCTTGCAGTTCTCCTGGACGTATCGCCCGTCGGACGTGTTCTCATCCCACACCAGGTTGCCATTGTGGAAGTATTTTTGCTTCCTGCACAGGGAAGGTGGGGATCAGGTAGGATCTCTCCCTCCCTTGCAGGTGAGGGCAGAGGATTGGTGTTCTGAGCCGCAGCCAGGGGCCTAGGCTGAGCTCAGGACCAGGCTCTTACCGAGTTTTGTGGACCATGTGAGATGGAAGCGGCCCCAGGATTTTTTCCATCATGACAAGATGCTCACGGTTCTCATGGGtctgcagaggaacagagcagtgctgggttagtcAGAGCTTGGGGAGCTGGTGCCAAAAGGTTTGGCacccctgcagggacaggggagaaAGCATTCCACTCCTCATCTCTTTCTTCAGAGAGTAGAAATAACCTGAACCTAGAAGTCAGCTGAAGCCTATCCTTCCAGCAAGGCACTCCTCAAACCAGCCTTTTTCCAGGGCTCATTTTCACACTCAGCTTCTGATTTTTAGTGCCTCATGTGTGTTTCCCTCCCCCTCACCTCATTCTGAGCCCTTTTGGACATTAAGGTTCTCAGGGAACAAGAATCCTACCTGGAAGAGCGTGAAGCCACGGTAATACTCGAACAGAATGCAGCCAGTGCTCCAGACATCACatggctgtgcccagcccagctctgcaaagaaaatcaaattaactCTGTGTCCCAACAAACCCCACCACGTCTCTCCTTGTCGAAACCACAGGGATTCCACTCAGAGCTAGAAATTCTCCCTCCAAGAGCTGGAGCGCTCCCAGGCTGGTTGTCCTCCAGCCAGCATCATCCTGGGCCAGCTGCTCCCCTGTGCCCTACCCTGAGACTCCCCAAAACATGCAGTTCTCACCCAGAATCACTTCTGGGGGACGGTAGTGCCGGGTGGCCACGATGGTGGTGTGGTGCTCGTGGTCGAAGGTGGCGCTGCCGAAGTCAGCCACGCGGATGCTCGTGTTCCGGATGGATTTCTCCTCGCAGCTCTGCAGGcaaagcacagggcaggggcaggtgTGAGAGGAGCCCCAGTGCTGccgtggctgcagctcctcacagggaCCACACTGTGGAGTACTGAGCTCTCGACACCCCAGAGCAGCGTGCTGGAAAAGCCCCAAACACTGCAGGCAGCCTTAAGGCTCTTAGGAGGcctggcaggaggaagaggcctGAGTTCCAGTTTGTCCCGCTACCCAGAGCGGGGAAGATGCAAttcctgcagggaggggaaggcaggCCATTCCTGAcgcagctgctgctccctgggacaaACCCACCTTGTTCTCGTTGTACAGGGTGTCAAAATCCGAGTTGACAAACAGGATGTTCTCTGGCTTGAGGTCGGTGTGAGTCAGCTGGTTGTCGTGTAGAACTGCACAGAGGGAAGAGGACAGAGAAATAAACCTCTCCAAGAACCAGAGAGAAGCACCCCACAGCTTTGCCCAGCGCAGTGCCAaggcagctcctccccagctccctggaaGCCCGTTCTGGGTCACTCACATCTCAGGGCGTGGCAGAGCTGGTAGGCCATGTGCCGGATCTGCGGGAGGGGGTACGGCTGGAAGTTGTTCTCCTTCAGGAACTCGAACGTGTTCTTGCCCAGAAGCTCGAAGGCAATGCACATGTGGCCGTGGAAGTTGAACCAGTCCGACATCAGGAcgcacaggctgggcagggagagaggcaggGGTAAACCACCCTCCAGGGATCCCAGGACAGCCActggccctgctcctggccagTTCAGGAGTGGCTGGTGAGCAGAGCTCTGAGCCAGCTGACTCAGGAACACGGGGAGACACTTCCTGCTTTGCTCAGCCACCTTCAGAGAGAGCCCCCCAGTTCCTCAGGGACAAGGCAGCAGAGCAATGGGACCACTTGCCCTCAGCACAGGAGGCACATCCTCAGCCCTGTGTTGCTTTGTGGTACTGGGAACTTACAACTTGTTCTCCTTGTCcttctctttgatttttttcaggacGTTGATTTCCAGCCTGGCAGCCTCTCGGTATTTCCCAACGTTCTTGATGATTTTCAGTGCCACCTGTGATTTGCCTCTGTAAGGGAGGAGACACAAGGACAGAGTCAGACACAAAACCCGTGCTCAGCCCACAAGGAGAGGCACATCCCATTACTCCAGGCACGTTGTTCTCATGCATCCTTTGCCCTAATGAAGCTCTGCTGGCCATTGATGCTGCTCGGGCGGTGGCTAATGGGAAGTGGAGGGTTACTGCTGGCTAACACTCCCACTCCTGCCACAGCAGTCCCTCAGCCCAGCTCTCTGTGACTCCAGCAGCCACCTGCCCTCTCCAACCGTGCCAGCGATTCCCAAGGAGGCAGGAGAGCCCCGCGGCTCCTGCAGCAAACTGACCCCAGGGCTCGGAGCCAGACGAGAGGTCAGGAGGGCACCGGGATCAAATGGAACCACGGGGGAGGTCACAGGAGAGAATGGAGGAGTGCCCTGGCAGATTAGGAGGTCACAGGGCCCACCCCTCAGCGGCAGCTCACTGCAGCACAACCTTCCacggctggggcagggaggctcaggctggagatcagggaaaagCTCTTCTCCAGAGGgcgctgggcactgcccaggctccccagggaatgggcacggccccgaggctgccagagctccaggagcgtttggacagcgctgccaggggtgcccagggtggggctgttggggtgtCACACAGGGCCAGCAGCTGGACTTGGATGATTCgtgtgggtccctcccaacttgggatattccatgattctactcTCCGAGCACCTGCTTCCCTTAACACATCAGCCTGTAAATTTTGGAGGGGGCTGAGGTTTGGCCCCCTCCCCTTGCTCTGAGGAATGCAGTGACACGTGGAAGGTGACAAGTTTGGTCCCGTGGAGCCCAGGTGGAACTGGGCTCGTGAGCAGCTGGGCTTGATGCTCGAGGGCCAAGAGGTGCGGGAAAGGTGCCCACCTGGCATGGTCCACACACTCCACCACTTTTCCAAAAGTGCCTTCGCCAAGGCTGCCGACGATTTCATCtaggagagaaaacagcagcGGGTGTGAACCCGGGGGGCTCGGCCAGAGCTGGGCTCCTGCAACTCCACAGCAATAAAAcatcaaagcaaacaaaagaattgTCTCTCACTGCTACACTCTTTAAAACTCAAGTGTCTAAGCTCTGCCTCAGGCAAGTTACTGGTCAGTAAATAAAACACTAGAGACCCCTCCAGTACAGGACGAGAGATCTGGGCTAACCCGGGGGTAAAAGTAGAGGTAAAGTTTTACGAAAGGTGGCTGTACATCGCTCTTGAAGCCAATCGCCGATCCTGCACACCAGGTGACCTTCCTTGTCATCTTCCACGCTCCTGCTGCGCTTACTGCTCTGTTGGCTTCTCTGCACACACCGCCCCCCGGGACGGCAATCAGAGCGGTCATTCAAAGGTGGAGGACGACGGGGCGCCGGTGGGTGGATTTTCCAGATCCCAGCATTTCATAAGGCACACAGCATATATAACGATAGGGATATTGCAAGGGACACGTCAAGACACAAACTaacttcaaaacagaaaagtcaTCAACAGCTACAGGTATGGCAAGAAAACTTCTCTCATTAGCTACGGCCTCTggcgccgctgccgccgctcgGGCAGGAAGGGCCCCCCTCTTCCAGGATGGCAAGAGACAGCGGGAAGGTGGCTCGGCGTGGCACCGCCGGTCcccacagaggtgctgccaGAGGCACGGAACAAGGAGGCCTTGGCCAGCTGAAGGTCACTTCTCCGCTGGCAAGCGTGGCGAGCGCTCGC encodes:
- the CLK3 gene encoding dual specificity protein kinase CLK3 isoform X3 — translated: MSDWFNFHGHMCIAFELLGKNTFEFLKENNFQPYPLPQIRHMAYQLCHALRFLHDNQLTHTDLKPENILFVNSDFDTLYNENKSCEEKSIRNTSIRVADFGSATFDHEHHTTIVATRHYRPPEVILELGWAQPCDVWSTGCILFEYYRGFTLFQTHENREHLVMMEKILGPLPSHMVHKTRKQKYFHNGNLVWDENTSDGRYVQENCKPLRTYMLHDSLEHAQLFDLMRRMLEFDPSQRITFSEALLHPFFAGLSAEERMLCGRGASRDLSR
- the CLK3 gene encoding dual specificity protein kinase CLK3 isoform X1, with product MHHCRRFRSPEQDGELGHRWKRRRSRSREYEGRLRYPPRRDLSRRSRSRSHERMPYHRRCRRDSDAYRFEERSPSFGEEYYPARPRNWRRSRGREQHRPKRYQHHCRRRRSRSCSSASSRSQQSSKRSRSVEDDKEGHLVCRIGDWLQERYEIVGSLGEGTFGKVVECVDHARGKSQVALKIIKNVGKYREAARLEINVLKKIKEKDKENKFLCVLMSDWFNFHGHMCIAFELLGKNTFEFLKENNFQPYPLPQIRHMAYQLCHALRFLHDNQLTHTDLKPENILFVNSDFDTLYNENKSCEEKSIRNTSIRVADFGSATFDHEHHTTIVATRHYRPPEVILELGWAQPCDVWSTGCILFEYYRGFTLFQTHENREHLVMMEKILGPLPSHMVHKTRKQKYFHNGNLVWDENTSDGRYVQENCKPLRTYMLHDSLEHAQLFDLMRRMLEFDPSQRITFSEALLHPFFAGLSAEERMLCGRGASRDLSR
- the CLK3 gene encoding dual specificity protein kinase CLK3 isoform X2; the encoded protein is MHHCRRFRSPEQDGELGHRWKRRRSRSREYEGRLRYPPRRDLSRRSRSRRCRRDSDAYRFEERSPSFGEEYYPARPRNWRRSRGREQHRPKRYQHHCRRRRSRSCSSASSRSQQSSKRSRSVEDDKEGHLVCRIGDWLQERYEIVGSLGEGTFGKVVECVDHARGKSQVALKIIKNVGKYREAARLEINVLKKIKEKDKENKFLCVLMSDWFNFHGHMCIAFELLGKNTFEFLKENNFQPYPLPQIRHMAYQLCHALRFLHDNQLTHTDLKPENILFVNSDFDTLYNENKSCEEKSIRNTSIRVADFGSATFDHEHHTTIVATRHYRPPEVILELGWAQPCDVWSTGCILFEYYRGFTLFQTHENREHLVMMEKILGPLPSHMVHKTRKQKYFHNGNLVWDENTSDGRYVQENCKPLRTYMLHDSLEHAQLFDLMRRMLEFDPSQRITFSEALLHPFFAGLSAEERMLCGRGASRDLSR